The Amphiprion ocellaris isolate individual 3 ecotype Okinawa chromosome 12, ASM2253959v1, whole genome shotgun sequence region CTATGACTCGGCCCATGTTTCCATACTCtcctttaaactgtaaaattgaATCTGTTATTGTTACTGCATTCTTTTAATTTGCAGAAGATCCTGAGCAATCAGATGCCACCAACCCTCCGCATTTTGACATAACCAAAAAGGAAAGTAAGACATTTTGACATTGCAACAGGAGCATTCTTTTATTTCTCAGATGAATAATCAAGCTCTCTTATATATTACATGCTATTATTATATTTTCTCTATCaagattgttttttaaattgttaatctctctctctttctttcctttgtgCCTCAAGCTGTGGGACTGTTGGAGGTCGGTTATCCAGATGGCCCAGAGATGAATGAGTATAAAGTGCAGTTGCGACAGTTTGTGAGAGAATGGGATCAAATGCAGTCGGCTTTAACAGTCACCCAGTGTGTACTGGAGATTAACGGCAAAAGCCCTGAGAACCTACTTCAAGAGATCCTCCAACAAATGCAGAGTGAGTGTAAAGCTTCTCATTATCAAATTTTTGCACCACTAAAACTTTACTGAATCATTTTCCTGCATATTACAACAGCATTGAGGTGTTTCTGTCACTTATCTTTAACATACTgaggcaaatatttttttatatactggatGGCACACTCCTTTCATGGCTgctgtttctgtcatttcatgAATAAAGCGAGTCGGGAGCAGTGCAGTAAGATTTGTCAGACATCTGTTTTAGGAATGAAAAGAGCTATTTGTATTTCATCTCATTATATTCAGTTCTATTCACAGCAAACTATAGtgacagatattttaaaattgatttcaGACCTTGAATGATTTTTCTATTAATGGAACATTCTACTAGATGCCATTTTTATTAGAAAAGAACACCAATCCAGTGTTTggtttacatgcatgatcatcAGAACCCTTTAAATATGTCGCCTGCGAGTTGGATGTGGAGGCAGAAGATACTGAGGCCTTTGCTGATCtggaaggagctgaagaagGCAGCAGTGACAATGATgcaggagaggaggatgaagtcaGTGAACTGAGGAGACCTTTCACTTTAAAAGCCATTACTGCTTTCTTAGTAAGTATTAATAATATAAACAAACCTTTAACAGCATTATTTCTTATTAACAAATTCAGGGAGACGCAACACCCAAGCATTTATTAGGAGACACCCATCATTTCTGCCCGGTTGCCTTAAAACACCATAATGTCCTGTGGCCCTGTACGGATGAAACTGCAGCCAAGTACCGTGAGAAGATCTTCTACTTCTCCAGCCTAGAAGCCAGGAAATCCTTCCTTCAGAACCCTGCACATTTTGTTGCACAGACTGAGCTGCTTAAGGTACAAGTCGACgtgagaagagaaagaaaagtcaTACAGGAATGAGATAAACAAAAGTTCCCTCACATACTCTTTGGTCTCCTCTCTCCAAGCCTCCAGCCCTGCGGATCTTTTTGCTTGGCACCAGAGGGTCGGGCAAGACAACTCATAGCAAGTGGCTGGTACAGCAACTTGGGCTCTTCCATATTCAGTTCAGGGAATATCTTCAAATGCTCATCATGGCCAAGACAAACAAACGAGTACCTTATGCTGATGAGGTAGCATCTTTAGAGGATGATTCTCAAGACTTGGAGGCCCAAATAAAGGAAGCCATGGGGGAGGATACCTCTGCCATCAGTAACGACAAGGAGGTTGGCTAGTTTTCAGTTAACATCATTTTTGGTGAACTGTGCTATTTTTTTCAACtgaatttttgtgtatttgcgtTTGTGTGTCAACAGCAGGAAGTAGTACTAACTGAAGAAGAAATGGCTATCAAAGCATATCTGTTGAGTGGAGATCCACTGAATCAAGAGATTCTGGACAGGGTTATCGCACCATATTGGGAAGAAGAACCATACAAGTAATCCCTGCCTTTTTCATACCCTGCTTATAAGAGGAGCTTCTTATTTTAGGAAAAGagcttctttgttgtctttctgagaGAATAGAAGATTGATACTACTCTACACTGTCAGACAGTTTTCCAGCTATAGATTAAACCTGGTCCTGGActcaaagaaaaattaaatgtagATCTCGACTGGGAAAAAGATTTTAGCCTGGGACTAAGCTTAATCCATGTCTGAGAAACCCAGCCCTAAGGTGTAAACTAACACTTGAAGTtagatacactactgttcaaaagttcgggatcacttagaaatgcccttattgttgaaagaaaagcagttttttcaatgaagataacaataaatgaatcagaatccagtctagacattgttaatgtggtaaatgactttctagctggaaacagctgatttttaatggaatatctacataggggcaTTGCATATATGCGACGTGtttattgcagtttttgtgAACACCGGACAACTACCTTCAGATACTCTACCTTATAGGTCTACAGGTTTTATTTTGGAGGGCTTCCCTCAAACTCCAGATGAGGTGCAGTACATGTTGCATCATCAGCTTTTCCCTGATGTTGTGGTTGTCATGGAAGTGGATGTTACACAAGTTCAGAACCGTCTGTTGCCGGCGTACCTGGATAACTGGCGCGACCGCCGCAACAAACGCGAAGCACAGCAGAACCTCCTACGTGATCTGCGTAAGAAAAAACGGGTAAGAAAGTGATAACTTGGTAGTAGTTCAAGTAATTGTAGTAATTTTTGAAACAACTTCATTATGAAGCATTTATCTTTCTTGAGCCCTGACAGCTACCGTTAATTATCTGTGTATCTGTCACATGAACGCTATCTGTCTTTTTGATACAGGAGGAGAGCATCTCCAAGAGAAGAGCTCAACTCATAGCAGagcagacaaacaaaagaaatgtaagGAAATTTCTCACAGCCCTGTTTTCCCATCTGCATGACTGATTAATCTCTTAACTGTACTATTTCCAAACCAAACAGTTCAGATATCAAGAGGAAGAAGTagatgatgaagaggatgaaactgcAGACAACATAGAGGAAAACATAGAGGCCATACTGGAGGAAGAGTTTCCTTTAGAAGAGGATAACGAAGATATGGAGAATGAGGAGACTGAGGATGCAGCTACTGAGAGGCTGGAGATGGAAATAGAAGAGCGTTTTGTGACAGATGAAACCAACCTTGCTACTATGTTGGTATATAAAGACACTTAAGTGGACAAACAAATATGGTGTGGCTGCAACACCCTGATAGTTTCTATTTATATTTCATATTCAGAACAACTGCCACACTGTGAAACAGTTGTTCGTATTGTCACATATGCctctttgtgctttttgatCATTAGGAACTCCTGAGTGAACAAAATATACCCAAACTGACAATCAATGCAGCTCGCAAGCTCAAGATCGTTCAGAATCAGCTGCTCCAGAAAATCCAGCCCCTCCTGACCAACAGGGAGTCACTCTTCCAAAAATGCCGACCCATTTCATCCAGCCTGGCAAATAAGCTGCTGCTCTCATCTTACAAGTTTCCCAGTGCCTTTGGCTGCTTCGACCCCGTCAAGGTAAGAAAGGAATCAGTCTTTAATTTAGGAATGGCAGCTGTGTTTATAAAAGTACTTCAGATATTTATACACCTTGTCTCTTCTTTTGTGCTGACATATGAATTAGCAAAACCATGTCAAGTTTCCTGTGAATTATAACactaatatatgtatttttttctatcaaTACACATCCCCAAACTACAGCAGTACAAAGGCAGAGACTTGATCCAGCCTCTGCAGTGGCCGCTCAACACCTCATATCCCCTGCTCTTTCATCAGTATGTCTACTTCTTTACATCTAAAGAGAACCGCAACACATTTATGCTCAACCCTTTAAAGTGCCTTCGTCAACCCAAGCCCGTCCCATCCCTTCCTGTTAAAATGGCAGTCACTGGGCCTCCCAAATCTGGAAAAACCACTGGTAAGAttcaaaacagctgaaaatgactaaaaaaaaaaaacatttctttttattcacatttttcatttcttttgctttgcttttatttctgcagtGGCACAGATGTTTGCTGAAAAATACGGCTTGGCTCGGCTGTCCATTGGTGGTGCTATGCGTATGGTGCTTGACTCTCAGGAAGACACTGATCTGGCTGTCCACATGAAAACTCACCTCTACCAGGGCCTCGTTGTGCCGGATGAACTGGCAATTCAGTGTCTTGAGGTGGCACTCATGAGCTCGGTATGCATCAGTCGAGGGTAAGACATGCATTTGTTCACAAACATCACACTAACTTTTCCACATTAAAGTCAACACCATGCCATATTTTGTACCGTATTCTTTCTCGCAGCTGTTGAGAAACCTGCATGTGATGTGCTGTTTGTAAAGACAATGTTCATTTCTTTCCCATTCCAGGTACGTGTTAGACGGCTTTCCGATGACTCTTAAGCAGGCACAACTAATGGAGTCTCGAAGCATTATCCCCATGATCGTAGTGGAGCTTGAGCTGGACACAGTGGAGGTGTTGAAGAGAGGCCTTGCAGACAAGATGAAGCCCAACAAGTCAGAGAACATGCATTTATAGCAActttaaatacacttttttttttttttaaacaaatcgTAAGTAGAACAGTTGATTAAAATCACAGATGTACAAAAAAGTGTCCTGTTTCCCTTTTTCATCCCACTGTAGGCCTTACCTGAAGCACGACAGCTCTGAGATGCTTCACATTTCTAATATGTGTTACAAGAAGGAGATGGAGCATGTAAGACTTCACTTCCAGCAACAGTATCAGAACTGGTATGTCCTTGATGGCTTAAAGAGCAAATGGGGGCTCTGGGACAGTATTCTAAAGGAGATCGGCATCAGTGTGAAATATATCAACACTTACCTGGAGAGGATGCGAAGCGGTAAGTAATATTAATAATGTGCTTCTCGACCGATCAGCTTAGCAGGGTTGGGTGCATCAGGACAGGGTAGTGGGCAAATGATGGgtagtgtaaaaataaaattgactaTTTGCTCTAAACTCACAgtgtagtgtttttgtgtgcacatTTAAAATACTCTAACCCCATGTATATTGGTTTCACAGGGCAGGCAGCCTGCATCAACAGACTGTGCATCACACCCAGGAAAGTGGAGCGTGGGCTTGGAGAGTTTGGTCATTACTGCCCCGTCTGCCTGGCGCTACATCACCACCTAGTGGACTGCTCAGAAACTGTGGCCTTGACCCATGTGGCTGTATACAGGGGACGCTATTACAAGATGTGTGGTGAAAACCATTTAGAGGTTAGTGTCCTGGAGGTCCACACATAAACTTACCAAATGCTCAAATTACTACAGGAAGGCATCAAAGCAAATTAGCTTCTTCTTCATTAAATTCTGTGTGTGAGTTCCACCATCAACCAAAGGTTTCCACTATTTAtacgtccatccatccatccatccatccatccactagacaccacttaatcctcattagggtcacagggggctggagtctatcccaactgacttatggtgaaggcaggagacaccctggacaggtcaccagtctatcacagagctacatttacagacaaacaatcacactcacattcacgccTATGGATAATTtacaatcaccaattaacctcagcatgttttggactggGCTGTACAGTGATTTGGTGGTTAGcgctgtcaccttgcagctagaagatccccagtttgtgtcccggccttcccaggatctttctgcatagtttgcatgttctccctgtgcatgtgtgggttttctccaggttctccagcttcctcccacagttcaaaaacatgctgaggttaattggtgattctaaattgcccatagatgtgagtgcgagtgtgatttgtctgtctctgcgacagactggctacctgtccaggtgtcccctgccttcactctaagtcagctgggatagactccagctcccccacgactctaatgaggatcaagcggtgtatagataatggatggatggatagacgtTTTTGGACTGGGCTGTACAGTaatttggtggttagcactgtcgccttgcaagAATCCTGATCAGAAGATCCCTAGTTTGCCTCCTGGCCTTCCCACGATCTTtttgcatggaatttgcatgttctccctgtgcatgcctgggttttctccgggtcctccaaaaacatgctgaggttaattggtgattctaaattgtccgtatgtgtgaatgtgagtgtgattgtttgtctctatatgtagccctgtgatagactggtgatctgtccagggtgtcccctatcagctgggatagactccagcccctcacaaccctaatgaggtgtagagataatggatggatggatgaatggatgtttttggactgtgggaggaaaagCAGAGAACTTATAATAGATGATGTATTCATCATTTAGTCATCCTATATAGATGATTTATACATCATACATAAATCACTAACATATATATGCATTAAATATGTAAATCTTTAtgtcaacatttaaaataacacaaactcaaGCACACATTGAAATGATTTTgtgaatttatattttacatctgtttatcCTTCAGTGTAGATCCACTATTTGTTGTGCTCTGGGTTGGACTTTGCTCTTCACCACAGAGTGATGAGTACAGACAGAGAAGTCTGCCTGCATCAGAACCAAAGCAACTTATCTTATTTAGCTCTGCTGAATGCATGCTGAAAATCCGGGCCGGAAATTGGTCGACATCACCGACAAAATTCGAAAGGCAGAAACACAacttgcagtgtttttgtttggggTGAAAAATCTTTCCTGAACCACACACAGTAAGGAATATGAAAATAATGCTGGTAAGTTGAATTAAAAGAACATAACGTTTTATGTTGCTCTCTCACCTACAGAAGTTCCTGTCTACTCCTGATCAATTTGTGACCCCTGGCTGCCCTCACACCCTCCCACAACCCCACCTGTTGCCGAGGAAACTGACTGAGATTCAGGTGAAAAACAGGTTCCCCCAGCAAGCTGAGATGAAGGGCTTGTGTCCCGTTACTTACCTGGATGGAAAGCAGAGGTACATTATCCACTCTGATACTCAAAGGTGTATTTCAAAATGATAAGAAGAGGGCACACCACTTCAATCTTTTTTGGTTCTCCTCAAATTCAACAGAAAAAGTTGATTCTGATGCACAAATGATTAGTCATTGTTTGTCATGTCTTGAGTATCTTTTCTTAGACATATCTCAAAatccaaacaaaataaattaatgtaaaGGGATGTGTTTTAGGATCAATATTTACCATGTAATAACCCAACAGCTATGTTTCAATAGatacttttcatttaaaaaataaaaaacattaaattaagttttattttttctaatcgTTGTCTATTTGGTTGTAGGCTTGTTGGAATTATTTCACTTAGCAATTGTAGTGAGTTGATTTTTCACTACCCTGATGATCCCACAGAAATGGAATGCTTCTTTTTCCTCAGGTATGAAGCACTTGTTCGAGGAAAGATGGAATATGCTGTGGAATACAGAGAACGAATCTATTGCTTTGACACAAAGCAGAACCAGGACAAGTTTTTAAGGTGCGGAGCTTTGTACATGACAGAAAAGTGTGACATTTTCTCACGTTTCCTTTTTATAAACATCAGCTGCATTAGTTTCCACTCACTACCTGCCACTGTTCTCATAATAGTCAGACAATGTCACTGTTTTGTggtatgaacacacacattgGTATGAAAAATGTTGCTCTATATATTAAAACCTGGTGTCCACACATGATTTATCAAGGACTCCTGAAATTTACTGGGACCAGAAGCTTCCCAGTAAAATTCCTCCTCTTTGTGAGCCTTTGCCCCTCACCTCCCTTCCAAGGTTGGGCTACCTGGAACAGGTTTGGCAAACGCACCTGAAAAACATTATAATAGTCCTGTTTGTTTTATCAACCTATCGTTGAGTTACACCTGCATGTTTTTAGGGAGTGGCAGAACCGGTGATCAAAGCCATGACAGCTGTTGGGTGTCTCAAACCAAAATATCCCTTTCACAGTATACAAAGATCAGCTCTCCTCTATGTGGCTTTCTATTTGAAAGGTAAGTAAGAAGTCATTGTTCTTGAGTTCAAAGTAAAATGACATGAGTGAATTGTTAGatttaataatgatgatgatgttaaGGATTTTGAATGTTGTTTCCCTGAATGCGACAACGTTTTCTATGGCAAGATTTACTGTGTGATCTAATCCTAATTTCGGAGTGGGACCATTCTCCAGCAGGGGTAATCCTGATTTatgatacactaccgttcaaaagtttggggtcacttagagttgaaagaaagcagtttttttcagtgaagagaacgttaaatgaatcataaagaTGACCAATTTCTTTCATAGTTTAAGCaagttcatttttcatcttttacagtttcaaacaacaacaaaactagaAAAGGGGCCAACACAAAGACAGTATTCATGACCCATTCTTAGTTAACAACCCTTTTGACAAGTATCAAGGCTTGTAAATGCATCTTGTGGTCAGCCAAACAAAAAATTTTCCATGAAGGGCCGCCCAAACAGAATCAAGAATCTGCTATATCTTCCTGAAGGTCTTGTCCAGTCAAATAGGTTTATTTACacgaccattcaaaagtttggggtcacctagaaatgtccttatttttgaaagaaaagtgtttttttctatgaaaattaCATTAATTGAATCAGacatccagtctagacattgttaacatggtaaatgactattgtagctggaaacggctgatttttaatggaatatctccatagaggtacagaggaacatttcc contains the following coding sequences:
- the ak9 gene encoding adenylate kinase 9, with protein sequence MLKMDLLVDNLIEDEAERDSLLAKPTCFIVVGKPGVGKSTLAQKIAESWKCILVDDTDLLNTHIKNKTKEGVELLAILSEGRSIPEDVVLQLILARLNSPDVEHYGYVLSCLPFMSEECLKIREQIDLIKNLKLSPDFIINIKCADKDLVQRLSGLKQHPETGKFYNRDQWKREEVYNKKKDNDDQDVGNEEEQAEEEELPKENLDQIVWRPEYLARNTSVGISMYKDTVLRPLEDYMMHHHPLYLLELDGHNTPEELHSSVMSRLGSMAIKRVSLPVLLPQNDDKELTEDVDTEELLRIMSSSNTVAPGFRWRRSRWGRTCPVALKEGKVIPGTPEFSVGFQDKLYILSSQEAYHKFITNPRRYLLPPMPRAPCRVSVIGPPQAGKSTLCKLLAHHYNAAVLDMEEALQTALAKVEKERLDKIRNETTQVAIEKIKTKLEQDGEQNSGKLSSDHPEVQAMVLAAVEEAKQLSTSPLGLYAEVLERRIKETEEADSDAECRTGWVLDNFPKNFSQMDAIQKAGILPDIVFCLRDSDGHEVLKRLYEMNKESVNKALRKRLEDEQSHQEKQAINQKEQESEGQSNLETVVEETDEDPEQSDATNPPHFDITKKETVGLLEVGYPDGPEMNEYKVQLRQFVREWDQMQSALTVTQCVLEINGKSPENLLQEILQQMQKPFKYVACELDVEAEDTEAFADLEGAEEGSSDNDAGEEDEGDATPKHLLGDTHHFCPVALKHHNVLWPCTDETAAKYREKIFYFSSLEARKSFLQNPAHFVAQTELLKPPALRIFLLGTRGSGKTTHSKWLVQQLGLFHIQFREYLQMLIMAKTNKRVPYADEVASLEDDSQDLEAQIKEAMGEDTSAISNDKEQEVVLTEEEMAIKAYLLSGDPLNQEILDRVIAPYWEEEPYKSTGFILEGFPQTPDEVQYMLHHQLFPDVVVVMEVDVTQVQNRLLPAYLDNWRDRRNKREAQQNLLRDLRKKKREESISKRRAQLIAEQTNKRNFRYQEEEVDDEEDETADNIEENIEAILEEEFPLEEDNEDMENEETEDAATERLEMEIEERFVTDETNLATMLELLSEQNIPKLTINAARKLKIVQNQLLQKIQPLLTNRESLFQKCRPISSSLANKLLLSSYKFPSAFGCFDPVKQYKGRDLIQPLQWPLNTSYPLLFHQYVYFFTSKENRNTFMLNPLKCLRQPKPVPSLPVKMAVTGPPKSGKTTVAQMFAEKYGLARLSIGGAMRMVLDSQEDTDLAVHMKTHLYQGLVVPDELAIQCLEVALMSSVCISRGYVLDGFPMTLKQAQLMESRSIIPMIVVELELDTVEVLKRGLADKMKPNKPYLKHDSSEMLHISNMCYKKEMEHVRLHFQQQYQNWYVLDGLKSKWGLWDSILKEIGISVKYINTYLERMRSGQAACINRLCITPRKVERGLGEFGHYCPVCLALHHHLVDCSETVALTHVAVYRGRYYKMCGENHLEKFLSTPDQFVTPGCPHTLPQPHLLPRKLTEIQVKNRFPQQAEMKGLCPVTYLDGKQRYEALVRGKMEYAVEYRERIYCFDTKQNQDKFLRTPEIYWDQKLPSKIPPLCEPLPLTSLPRLGYLEQGVAEPVIKAMTAVGCLKPKYPFHSIQRSALLYVAFYLKAFNPKSSEYARQKYKKKLALFEENCELIPYLSSEMSRNFRLSSELPIDFEFKLNRFLALADLSTADDVL